From a single Candidatus Margulisiibacteriota bacterium genomic region:
- a CDS encoding homocysteine S-methyltransferase family protein, translating into MDIRAILKFGQPLIFDGAMGTVLMQRGYENVLADKLNVEQPELIAQIHREYALAGADIVETNTFNSSLLKLQELGLADKLEEFNQAAARNARASGAPYVAGSLGPTGKLLEPLGALSFDAAYASYRAQAAALERAGVDLFIVETISDIQEMRAALLAIKDVSVRPVICSLTYDEQGRTLTGTDIFTADVTLRELGADALSINCSIGPEGVVSLYKKYYRDLGALGLPLMVMPNAGLPELINDKLAYTMTPQKFAEIMAELARYGVQIFGGCCGTTPAHIAALSQAIHKVSIKYHNSDRAKKAVYFTSRNKVVRLSEAKPFLKIGESLNPTARKKFAEELKTGQENFLREQAKEQSAADLLDLNVGVPELDQARLMQKCVQTLSLVTDKPLCLDSDDPQVLEAALKSYPGLALINSVNGKPDSLAKIVPLAKRYGAALIALTLDAQGIPPAAAERVAIARKIMDYLRAAGFPERRVFFDGLVMTLASEPQAALETLKTTEAISKLGWQTSLGVSNVSFGLPQRKNINNVFLKLLEKAGLKAAIISAATYRQIDQYTAAEKLAEAVVLGQDPHAAQYLARVAAPDAPPASKKSSRKLSIYETIIEGNEAAVLDLVKAALEKKKPPEILNQELLPALEKVGEYYSAGKYYLPQMIAAANTMKKAFEYLKPLLRQSGTASIGTAIVCTVEGDIHDIGKNIVAMMLENHGFQVVDLGKDVSAEKIVAAAVEQKADIVLLSALLTTTMLKMKEVKAKLLEKNLDIPVMVGGAVVTAEFAENFGAHHTADAAAAVLQAKKLLKL; encoded by the coding sequence ATGGATATTCGTGCGATTTTAAAATTCGGACAGCCTTTGATTTTCGACGGTGCGATGGGTACTGTCTTGATGCAGCGCGGTTATGAAAATGTGCTGGCGGACAAGCTCAATGTTGAGCAGCCGGAGCTTATCGCGCAGATCCACCGCGAATACGCTTTGGCCGGCGCGGACATTGTGGAAACCAATACGTTTAATTCCAGCTTGCTCAAATTGCAGGAACTGGGTCTGGCGGACAAACTGGAGGAATTCAATCAAGCCGCGGCGCGCAATGCCCGCGCTTCCGGCGCGCCCTATGTGGCTGGTTCGCTGGGGCCGACCGGCAAATTATTGGAGCCGCTCGGCGCTTTGAGTTTTGACGCAGCCTATGCGTCGTATCGCGCGCAGGCGGCGGCTCTGGAAAGAGCCGGAGTGGATTTGTTTATTGTCGAAACTATCAGCGATATACAGGAGATGCGCGCGGCGCTGCTGGCGATTAAAGATGTCAGCGTCCGGCCGGTGATCTGTTCGTTGACCTACGATGAACAGGGGCGCACTTTGACCGGCACGGATATTTTTACCGCGGATGTAACTTTGCGCGAATTGGGCGCGGACGCGCTGTCGATAAATTGTTCGATCGGGCCGGAAGGCGTGGTCAGCCTGTACAAAAAATATTACCGGGATTTGGGCGCGCTGGGTCTGCCGCTGATGGTCATGCCCAACGCCGGCCTGCCGGAACTGATAAATGATAAATTAGCTTACACCATGACGCCGCAGAAATTTGCGGAAATCATGGCGGAGCTGGCGCGGTACGGTGTGCAGATCTTTGGCGGCTGCTGCGGCACGACACCGGCGCATATTGCCGCGTTGTCCCAAGCTATCCATAAAGTATCTATAAAATATCATAATTCTGATAGGGCTAAAAAAGCGGTTTATTTTACCAGCCGCAACAAGGTAGTGCGTTTGTCTGAAGCTAAACCTTTTTTAAAGATCGGCGAAAGTCTCAATCCGACCGCGCGAAAAAAATTTGCTGAGGAATTAAAAACCGGCCAGGAAAATTTCCTGCGCGAACAGGCTAAGGAACAGAGCGCGGCGGATCTGCTGGATCTCAATGTCGGCGTGCCGGAATTAGATCAGGCGCGGTTGATGCAAAAATGCGTGCAAACTTTGTCGCTGGTTACGGATAAGCCGCTCTGTCTGGATTCCGACGATCCGCAAGTGCTGGAAGCCGCTTTAAAAAGTTACCCCGGTCTGGCGTTGATCAATTCGGTGAACGGCAAGCCGGATTCTCTGGCCAAAATTGTCCCGCTGGCCAAACGTTACGGAGCGGCTTTGATCGCGCTGACGCTCGATGCACAGGGCATACCGCCGGCCGCCGCGGAGCGCGTGGCCATTGCCCGCAAAATAATGGACTACCTGCGCGCGGCTGGTTTTCCCGAACGCAGAGTTTTCTTTGACGGGCTGGTCATGACTCTGGCCTCCGAACCGCAGGCCGCGCTGGAAACTCTGAAAACAACGGAAGCGATCTCCAAACTAGGCTGGCAGACCAGCTTGGGCGTGAGCAATGTGTCTTTCGGCCTGCCGCAGCGCAAAAATATTAACAATGTTTTTCTTAAACTGCTGGAAAAAGCCGGGCTGAAAGCGGCGATCATCAGCGCGGCGACCTACCGGCAGATCGACCAATATACCGCAGCCGAGAAGCTGGCTGAAGCGGTTGTCCTGGGCCAGGACCCCCATGCCGCCCAATATCTGGCGCGAGTCGCCGCGCCGGACGCGCCGCCAGCCTCAAAAAAATCTTCCCGGAAACTTTCGATCTACGAAACGATTATCGAAGGCAACGAAGCGGCTGTGCTGGATCTGGTCAAAGCCGCTCTGGAGAAAAAAAAGCCGCCGGAAATTTTGAATCAAGAATTACTGCCGGCGCTGGAAAAAGTCGGCGAGTATTACTCTGCCGGCAAATACTATCTGCCGCAAATGATCGCTGCGGCCAATACGATGAAAAAAGCTTTTGAATATCTCAAGCCTTTGCTGCGCCAGTCCGGCACGGCGTCCATCGGCACGGCCATAGTCTGCACGGTAGAGGGCGATATTCACGATATCGGTAAAAATATCGTGGCGATGATGCTGGAAAATCACGGGTTTCAGGTGGTCGATCTGGGCAAAGATGTTTCGGCGGAAAAAATAGTCGCCGCGGCTGTGGAGCAAAAAGCGGACATTGTTTTATTGAGCGCGTTGCTGACCACGACTATGCTCAAGATGAAAGAAGTCAAAGCCAAACTGCTGGAAAAAAATCTGGATATTCCGGTCATGGTCGGCGGCGCGGTTGTTACTGCGGAATTTGCCGAAAATTTTGGCGCGCATCACACCGCGGACGCCGCCGCGGCGGTCTTGCAGGCGAAAAAATTATTAAAGCTGTAA
- a CDS encoding trp operon repressor: protein MNDRQELRELCGALTKCGQKLLAEFLRDILTPNELRELCQRWRVIKMLAAGQTQREIAKTLKTSLCKITRGSRELQKKNSSFRQVLQL from the coding sequence ATGAATGACCGGCAGGAACTGCGGGAACTCTGCGGCGCGCTGACTAAATGCGGACAAAAACTTTTGGCGGAATTTCTGCGCGATATTCTCACGCCCAATGAGCTGCGCGAGCTTTGCCAGCGCTGGCGCGTCATTAAAATGCTGGCCGCCGGTCAGACCCAGCGCGAGATCGCCAAAACCCTGAAAACCTCACTGTGCAAGATCACCCGCGGCTCGCGCGAACTCCAGAAAAAAAACAGCTCTTTTCGGCAGGTATTACAGCTTTAA
- a CDS encoding HAD family hydrolase: protein MSLTLSGKKLFLFDFDGTLIDTSSGILASINHLRSHYGLAELAFTQARQYIGLGLQYMLTETLKEKPDIDPEEAVKIYRADHETNMYQDLKFYAGLPDFLLKLRSRQKPLGIVSNKHSYFIGKILEKLNSPVVFDVIVGADTLPEHKPDPRPLLHACEKLGCTKEETVMLGDSIYDVQAGRGAGIFTIGCAWGFNGTEPFQTDPPDTVIHSINEISI from the coding sequence ATGTCTCTGACTTTGAGCGGCAAAAAACTTTTTCTTTTTGATTTTGACGGAACGCTGATAGATACTTCCAGCGGCATTCTGGCTTCTATAAACCACCTGCGTTCTCATTACGGACTGGCCGAGCTGGCTTTTACCCAAGCCCGCCAATATATCGGTCTGGGGCTGCAATACATGCTGACAGAAACTCTAAAAGAAAAACCGGACATCGATCCGGAAGAAGCCGTAAAAATTTACCGCGCTGACCATGAAACTAATATGTATCAAGACCTCAAATTTTATGCCGGACTGCCGGATTTTCTGCTCAAGCTCCGTTCCCGGCAAAAACCACTGGGCATAGTTTCCAACAAGCACAGCTATTTCATCGGCAAGATTTTAGAAAAATTAAACTCGCCGGTCGTTTTTGATGTAATTGTCGGCGCGGATACTCTGCCGGAGCACAAACCTGACCCGCGCCCGCTGCTCCACGCCTGCGAAAAACTGGGCTGTACTAAAGAGGAAACCGTAATGCTCGGCGACTCAATTTACGATGTACAGGCCGGCCGCGGGGCCGGAATTTTCACCATTGGCTGCGCCTGGGGTTTTAACGGAACTGAGCCATTCCAAACCGACCCGCCGGACACGGTGATCCACAGCATCAATGAAATAAGTATTTGA